The window CTATCCTTTCAGAATGAACCCCAGGAAGCAATTGATCCAGTTCAACCTTTACAAGAAGGGGAAGGGGATGTTGCTGCATCGAATGAATAAGCATTGGGGGAGATGGATCCTTCTTGTGCTGCGATGTGTGAGTAAGCCTTTGGAATGAATATCCCTAACATGCTTAGCCTGTCGTCAGGATGTTGCTGCACACACAATATGCACAATCTCTGATACAGCGGGGGACTCCCCCAAGAACGTTATGAATGTGGTTTCATTATTTTGGGAACAAATTCTATGTATGATCTTATTGGCAACTAGAGTCTTTAAGAGTTCCTTTTCTATGTGCAGAGGAAGCCATAGCAGGGCATGTCCTACTAAAGGCTCGTAACCAGGGGCGGCTTAATAAGTTTAAAGACCTAAAGTGactatcatatattttttaaatgattaatataaattatcaaataaaaattttaatttaaataaattgattatcacataaaataaagataatataataatatgatataaactataaattaaaataaaaaatttgtaaatattAGAACAATAATACTTAATTATTGAATACTTATTACAAACCGTAAATAAGGTTCACGGttttataaagataataatataatagactttcttatttattctttgaaggaaaattgactttaaaaagaagaaggaagaaagagtaaatgagaaaggaaaaattccaaagtagatattatacattgaaaaaaaaataattgattttatataaaaaaaatagttgttgaaatttatgaaatatgttaATTGGAAATAGgagaaataagtaaaaaaaaaaaatgttggagatgattaaatatatataactgttagttgattgaaaataagaaaaataattgagaatttatagcattttagaaattaaaaaataataaaaagttaaaatttactaagtacataattaaaaaagtaagaaaatagataagtttattaattattaattatttttatataattttaaatttttatatatttttaatataattaaattatattataaaattataaaacttttCTAAATTTGAGGCCTCTCTAAATTGGGGGCNtatatttttaatataattaaattatattataaaattataaaacttttCTAAATTTAGGGCCTCTCTAAATTGGGGGCCTAAAGTCCTTGCTTGAGTGGCTTTGCCCAAGGGCCGACCCTACTCCTAGCACCACTTACTAGTTAGGGTagtattttgtaattttgtaagtataaatataaaagcacttttttacaaaaatttaattggttatttatttatacgattgaattgatttatgtttattaatatatattaatatgtgattgatttaatattaaaattattaattttactaaatgattttaaatttcaattatgtaaaaattaaaatttttttatttagaaatttCGACTTAATTGtcaacaaaatattaattactaatatactatatataatttcatcaatatttaaattttttaatatgaaacaTATTATAAAAGATATTcttgttttatttaaaataacaCCAAAGTCATGTTGTTtaataacaaattattttattatatttaatgtgCCCCTGAATTTaccttaaagaaaaaattttaagaataaaagAGATTTACCTTGTCCCGACCAACCCCCAcctaaaaaaaacaaaaagatttgCTTACgataaaaattagaaaataattgattttttatttataataataaataatgggaatgatgagtttgaTGTCACTCTTAACTCTTTATTGTTAAATTgagtttatattattattaacttGGATGATTCAAATATTCTCTTTCACGCATTTGATACTCAACAAAATTTCATTACTAATGTATAATGAAAGTAATCGAGTTTGAAATCACTCTTAACTCGTTATTATTAAATTgagttcatatttttattaactCGAATGATTTTCGAATATTCTCTTTCATGAGTTTTCTATTATATAAACTGACTTAAATAtcctaaataaaaaagaaagatatctTGAACCGTTAGGTTATAATAATCCTACTTAGCTATTATAAATCCACTCCAACCTTAAAAATGatccattttttctttcttttcttacttttgtCGAGACTAATTTCTAAGCGAAGGAATTCTTTCACGTACAATTATCAAGATTCGTATTTCGTAAAGTTATTTGATTGTTGAAttgtatttataattttattgtaattttaatatttgtttcatatattaatttggaTGCTTGGAATATTCTCTTTCATGCATTTGATACTCTACAATATTACTTTACTAATATATAATGAAAGTGACTGAGTTTGATATCACTGTTAACTCGTTACTGGTAAACTgagtttatattttcattaacttgaatgatttttgaatATTCTCTTTCACGCGTTTtttattagataaaattacttaaatattctaaataaaaaggaaagatatCTTAAACCGTTAGCTTATAATAGTCCTACCATATTTAACATTCAGCCGTTATGAATCCACTCCAATCTTAAAAATCATGTATTTTCTCTTTCGTTTTTAACTTTTGTTGAGAAGAGCTTCAAAGCAATGGCCGGTCCACTCTTCAATGCATTCTTCCAGATTGATGTACTAAAAGCGCCGCCATGTGCCGTTTTTAAGTTGACGACAATTAGGGCATTCCATCACACCGGTCTAGTTAAATGCAGAACAGATGTAatataagaaagaaagaaagaaaaataaatgcaCGATGGGAATTAGACTATGTCGATTTTGCATTCAACGCGACTGGTTTGATGCAGTGCCCAATTGTGGACAAGTTGAAAATGGCACGTGGGGCCTTTCAGTATATCAATATGGAAGAAGGCATTGAAGAGTGGACTGAAGATGATCTGAAGGAGCTTGTTTAGTATAATCTAAGGGTAAGTAAACAGAGATTTTCATtactctataaatatttattatagttCATTTTAGCTATAGGAATTATTTGGTGATCAAACTATCTATTTCACTGTGAATTTTTGTCTTGGCGGAATAAAAATCTCAATGAAAATATGCTGCTGTGAAAGAGATTGGGtctttttgattgattttaatGCCTTCTTgtccaaaacaaaaaagggttTCATCTCATAGATTGTTTTGAGTCTTGAGTGAATCTGGGATGATCATTTTTCTTATGATTTTTCTGATACTGATGATAGAGGTTGAAAGTAGAGATGAGTTTTGTATAGCAAATGTATAGCTAATCTTTTGGAGTGTCTTAAGGGTTCTTGTTGATGGAATCCCTTGTCTTAGATCTGTTTTAGAGCACTCTTTTTGCAGGTAATTTCTGACTGTAATTCTACAGGGAACTCTTTATTCCCTGTTTGTTTTATGAagcatttatctttaaaaaaaaaaaggcaaaaaagtttcatcttttaaaaatgtaggaaaaaaactttttgatttgtttactaTTGTAGTCCTGTTTGTCTCAAAAAACTTTTATCTTTTACTGGGATAGCCGCGATGTATATCTAGCTAATGTGAGGAAAGAAATAATCCCATTACTCATCAACCATTTGCTTGATGTGATTACCATTTGCAGATCTATGTCGTTTGATTGCTTGAATATTTGGCCTTGATGTTAGGCTTGGCAATCATCAAATTGTTTGGAAGTGATGTtattgtgttatatatatatatatatatatatatatatatatatatatatatactgtcataaatggtaccattgcgtgacaaatgcaaccgtgcatgtgcggggtgagtgtgcacatgccggtgatgatggtggtgagggagatNtatatatatatatatatatatatatatatatatatatatgtcaaccacaagaaaaagaattcaagAGTGAGGCACTTAAGCATATGAATTCAAGCACTTACAAAATGGACTACATTTAGGAGATCATAACTTATTTCATTCTGTGTCTAATCAAACCTTTGTTATTAGCAGCAAGAAAAGAATTGCTCATTTTTCTAGTTGGActaattcttttcttaaattataaCCTTTTATTAATGTTGTAAGTCTATTAATGCAGGGCATCTGTCAAATTCGTATTTACATTATTTACTAGCTGCCAGGGATGTTCATTCCAAAGGCACACTTGCACATCGCTACACAAGAAGGCTCCATCTCCTTCAATGCATATTCATTAGATGCAACGACATcccctttcctttcttccaaAGGTTGAGTTGGATCAATTGCTTCTTGTGGTTCATTCTGAGAGGCTATGCTCATGGAAGCCATGTCGGGAAGATTCGCGGTAGCATTTTCTATGGGGTACGCTGCATGCGTTCCAAGGAAGAAATCTCCGAACTGTTCTGCAAGCCACTGTTCATATTTCCTGTTTAGCTAAGCTGCAGACACTGTCGTTACTGTCATGGAAAAGGTTCGCCGTCTATTTAGATGATGATGCATGGAATGGAAACCCAGTTTGTACAGATGAAGACGACCCTGCATGATCCAACCAAAGCCCATTGGTTCTATTCCCCATAAATCCATTGATCTCCTTCTTGTTAGACGCCATTGAAGCGCGTACTGCCAGTGATAGTGAATTGCCAAATGGTTGCGGCCACTAAAAGTTATCATACATTGGACCATTTCCATGACCGCAAGACAAACCAAGTGAAGTATTAACTGGAAGCTTGTTGCTTTCACTCCCTAGAAAGCCATTGGTTATAGAGCCATACTTCATTGAATCAGGTATGGCTACTGATGAAGAACTACTAAATCGTTGCATCCTTGTGAAAATTGAACCATTTCTATCACTAAGTCTACCAAAGGGCAACAAAtcgaataattaaaaaagtgtAAAAGGTCGAACAGGCATATGTAACATGCATGCAAGAAAACTAATTGTTTAGAATCGACAAGCacttaatttttcttgcttattaTAATCAGGGGTTACCATTAGCAGAAGCTgaacaattatttttctttcatacaTGTTGCATGTACCTGCTCAACCTTCTAtacttttttaattcttcGATTTGTTTGCCTTTTGGTGGACCTAGTGATAGAAATGgttcaattttcccaaagaTGCAACGATTTAGCAGTTCATCATCACCGGCCATACCTGTTTCAATGACGTATGGCTTTGCAGCCAATGGTGTTCTGAGGATTGAAAACGATAGGCTTCGAGTTGATAATTCACTGGGCTTGTCTTGTGGTTGTGGAAATGGTCTACTGTATGATAACTTTCAGTGGGTGCGACCATTTGGCAATTCCCCATCACCAACAGTACGTGCTTCAACAGCATCTGGCAAGGAGATGATTAATGGATTTATGGGAAATAAAACCAATGGGCTTCAGCTGGATCATGCAGGGTCATCTTCATTTGTACAGACTGGGTTTCCATTCCATGCATCATCATCTGAACAGGTTGCGAACCTTTGCCATGAAAGCAAGGCAGTGTCTGCAGTTGAGCTAAACAAGAAATATGAAAAGTGGCATGCAGAATAGTCTAAAGATTTCTTCCTTGGAAAGCATGCAGCATACCCCATGGAAAATGCTGCTGTGAATCTTCTTGATTTGGCTTCCATGAGCATAGCCTCTCAGAATGAACCCCAGGAAGCAATTGATCTAGCTCAACCTTTACAAGAAAGGGAAGGGGATGTTGTTGCATCGGATGAATATGCAATGGGGGCAATGGATCCTTCTTGTGCGGCGATATGCGAGTAAGCCTTCGGAATGAACATCCCTAGCAGCTAGTAAATAAAGGCATGGCTCCTAGGGCCATAATCTCCAAGCAAAAGATGAACGGAACTCTGCCATCTGGTAATAATATTGCTGGTTTTCCTTTCGACATTTCATAATACTTGTAAAACTGATTATTGGCCTGTTATTTACGGCCTTGGGAGTTGTTTAAACTTTCTACTTGATACTATATGATTTGGCTATTTGATGAATTAATTTGcatggtttttcctttttactatAATGACTTTGACATTGGCTAGACGAGCACAAGCAGAACATTTTGTTAAAAGTGTCTGATTTTTCGTCATAAATATTCTCTATCTTATTTTAGTACATGAgttagatattttttttttataattttaagtcGCGTgtttagttttttattattaattaaatttttaatataaaaagttttttaaacaagtaatgtaaaattatgaaaaaaacaCCAAGTAAGATATCAAATAAGATAGAAAATTTCTGTTCCTTAGAATAAGAACTTGTTGTACAATGTGAGTTTGGCATTTTGCTACTCTTTTTTCCACCGTTATGGCTTATTGGCTTGACAGGCATAACGAGGGGTACCAAGCACTATAGTAATTGAAACCTATCCGGCGACGGCTCCTGCATGTGCCGGTGGCGTGGTGATTTGGTGCTTTGAAAAGCAAAGTTTTTTTAGGGGAATTTGACATGTTGGAGTTCAACATTTCAAGTTGCAGTTCAATCATCAAATCAATCAGACAATGAAGAACTTACCGGCTGTGGGCTCTAAAGTTCGAATTTGTCTTCTTATTAAATTGGTTGGGCAAGTGTCGGGAAAGCCTTTATAAAGAAAACCCAAAACACAGGCCCATCTTCTTGTTGCCAGTAAATAATTCCTTTTAAAATTTGGACGACCAAGTCTACattttttaagaagaaaatccATTGAAAAGCTTCTCCTTTATATGGAAAACCATTTAAGCGGGAATacacaaaatttaaaacaaattcaacGAACGCAGGGCAAACCATTTTCCCAGAAACAGAGAAACTCTCCCAACTCAAAATCCCCCCACTGAATTTCCGAAGAGCCACCGCCATGGAAGAAACCATAGCAAGAATCCTCACAGACCTTGAAGAAATCAATCAAATCCCAAACACCCAAAGCCAATCTCCGGTCATTTCTCGCTCTACTCTCTTAGATCTCCAATCCCTTTTATCCACAAACGACCCAGACCTCCTTTCCCAGTTCTTCGATGACCTCCCTTCGAAAAGTCTCTCTCCTTCTTCTCTCACTAACTTATTATCTTTCACGATGGATTCTGCCCCCTCCtatcatctctctctcttagcTTCCAAAGTCTACCTCTCCCTTCTCCTCTCCCCAAATTCCCCTGTTTTCACTCTCTTCACTCCCatttccttcctttctctccTCCGCTCCCTTCGTCGTGCTTTCAAAAACCGTCCTTTAGCCCAACCTGATGAGTCGCCCCCTTCCCAGGCGCCGCCCAATCGGAAGAGGAAGGGTGGGGGGAAGGGTCGTGGAAAACGGAGTAACGTCAGGAGTTCGGGGGTTCATAGTGAAGGAGAGAGTGAAGAGAGTGATTCTTTGGATATAAAAGACGTCTTCTTTGTGTTTGAAATGTTGGTTTCTGTTTTGGGTTTGATTCATTTGGATAGGTTTCCTGATAGTTTGAAGTCTTTGATACAAACTGTAGGTGAAATTCCTTTGATGGCAATGGAAAAGTTTGGCAATTTGGGTAGTTTTAATCGGTTAATGCATTTGTGTTCGCGGGTTTTGAGTGAAGTGTTAAGGTCTGAACATGGAGAGATGGCTAATATTGCAGCTGAGGTTTTGAAAGCTTTATCACCATTGATCTTAATGGTTAAATCACAAGCAAGAAGCTTCGCATTGGGGTTCGTGACAGACACGATGATCGAATTGGGAAATGAGAGTGACGGTGTTAAGAAAGCTGTTGTCAGTTTTCCTAGGTATTTGGCTCAGAAGGCGCCTGAGAAAGCTGAGCCGCGGGCTTTGGCTGTGGATTCGATTATGGAGGTTGTTAAAGTGATGGAATTTGATGATCAAATGGGGTATATAGAGTATGTGGTGAAGATGACTCAAGGGAAGGCTAATTTTAGGCTGTTAGGTGTTGATCTTATTGCAATGATGTTAATGTCATTGACGGATCCTTTAGGGGTGGATTCGGATGTTGAAGTAAGGGATCCTTGGGGTAAAAGGTGTTTGGAAGCTTTGATTCTGAGATGTTCTGATTTGAGTGCTGGAATTCGTGCTCGAGCCCTATCAAGCTTGGCACAAGTTGTGGGGTTTTTATCTGGTGATGATAGGAACAAAGGTATTTTGAAGGAAGTGATGGGGTTAGGTGAAGGTGGAAAGGAGAGGCCAGAGGGTGGAATGAATGATCTTTTGAGGAAGAGGTGTACGGATGAGAAGGCAGCTGTTAGGAAGGCAGCGCTTCTTCTGGTTACCAAGCTGACAGCCCTTTTAGGTGGTTCTTTTGACGGAGTCGTGCTCAAGACCATGGGTATGGCTTGTTCAGATCCACTTGTTAGCATACGTAAAGCTGCCATTTCAGCTCTTTCTGAGGTTAATTTACTTCTGTGCTTCACATAGTTTCCTTGTTCAAATATGTTTCCTTATTCTCTTATTATGCACATTATGATGTTCAACTAGTTTATGATGCTCATTTGACTTCAATAAGGTGTACATGCTTTTGTGATAATTTGATGCTTAATCAATGATTCAATGAACAGTATGATGTTGAATTTGTTTACTTAAGTGTATAAGTTCTTTCTTGTGCATTTCTCCATCTAATGTTGAATTTTGCATTAACTTTGCAGGCCTTCAGGACATTTTCAGATGAAAGTGTGACTACTGAGTGGCTACATTCTGTTCCACGTTTAATAACAGATAATGAATCTAGCATTCAAGAAGAATGTGAGAACTTGTTCTTGGAATTGGTTTTGGACCGGGTGTCTAGGGCAGGATCAGCTTGCCCAACCAAGAAAGGATCTATTTTGCCTGATTCAAATTTAACAACCAAAAGTTTAGAAAGGGAGATGGAATTGTTATTCCCTGAAGGGGTATTAGGTCTTTTGCAAGGCATCTGTGATGGGGAGGTGACTCCATGGGTGAAGAAAATTTGCACAAGCCTGGGTAC is drawn from Theobroma cacao cultivar B97-61/B2 chromosome 4, Criollo_cocoa_genome_V2, whole genome shotgun sequence and contains these coding sequences:
- the LOC18603515 gene encoding uncharacterized protein LOC18603515 isoform X2, with amino-acid sequence MEETIARILTDLEEINQIPNTQSQSPVISRSTLLDLQSLLSTNDPDLLSQFFDDLPSKSLSPSSLTNLLSFTMDSAPSYHLSLLASKVYLSLLLSPNSPVFTLFTPISFLSLLRSLRRAFKNRPLAQPDESPPSQAPPNRKRKGGGKGRGKRSNVRSSGVHSEGESEESDSLDIKDVFFVFEMLVSVLGLIHLDRFPDSLKSLIQTVGEIPLMAMEKFGNLGSFNRLMHLCSRVLSEVLRSEHGEMANIAAEVLKALSPLILMVKSQARSFALGFVTDTMIELGNESDGVKKAVVSFPRYLAQKAPEKAEPRALAVDSIMEVVKVMEFDDQMGYIEYVVKMTQGKANFRLLGVDLIAMMLMSLTDPLGVDSDVEVRDPWGKRCLEALILRCSDLSAGIRARALSSLAQVVGFLSGDDRNKGILKEVMGLGEGGKERPEGGMNDLLRKRCTDEKAAVRKAALLLVTKLTALLGGSFDGVVLKTMGMACSDPLVSIRKAAISALSEAFRTFSDESVTTEWLHSVPRLITDNESSIQEECENLFLELVLDRVSRAGSACPTKKGSILPDSNLTTKSLEREMELLFPEGVLGLLQGICDGEVTPWVKKICTSLGTKRRLKPKIASALQNIIRTSESLWLSHSMPIEKWTAPAGAWFLLSEVSAYLSKAVDWEFLHHHWQLLDKHGAEGEFQSPLRQGNGDEERMESKSVAWAGDRVFLLQTISNVSVELPAEPAADLAHNLLKRVEKFSMHSTEELEKSDCAALRNNLVVMMTDFCVRYTALVDCYIAKITKCLRDPCELVRRQTFILLSRLLQRDYVKWRGVLFLRFLLCLVDESEKIRQLADFLFGNILKAKAPLLAYNSFVEAIYVLNDCHAHNGHNNSMNSQTESQLFSIRGNDDRSRSKRMSVYVCLLKQMAPEHLLATFAKLCAEILAAASDGMLNIDDITGQSVLQDAFQILACKEIRASSNRGSASETADVEEEGGDSSASAAAAKGRAITQAVRKGLIQNTIPIFIELKRLLESKNSPLTGSLMECMRVLLKDYKNEIDDMLVADKQLQKELIYDMQKYESAKARTTAAEAVATMQNQSGYQSPCLSKGASGTHAKNKLSHKLQSNSKVASAMADAAAKATARSVLREVNKGAMTPPLNSISMPKLKSNQAGGSSAQNDRPLDVLESLRRRQSFNSDDEN
- the LOC18603515 gene encoding condensin-2 complex subunit D3 isoform X3; translated protein: MEETIARILTDLEEINQIPNTQSQSPVISRSTLLDLQSLLSTNDPDLLSQFFDDLPSKSLSPSSLTNLLSFTMDSAPSYHLSLLASKVYLSLLLSPNSPVFTLFTPISFLSLLRSLRRAFKNRPLAQPDESPPSQAPPNRKRKGGGKGRGKRSNVRSSGVHSEGESEESDSLDIKDVFFVFEMLVSVLGLIHLDRFPDSLKSLIQTVGEIPLMAMEKFGNLGSFNRLMHLCSRVLSEVLRSEHGEMANIAAEVLKALSPLILMVKSQARSFALGFVTDTMIELGNESDGVKKAVVSFPRYLAQKAPEKAEPRALAVDSIMEVVKVMEFDDQMGYIEYVVKMTQGKANFRLLGVDLIAMMLMSLTDPLGVDSDVEVRDPWGKRCLEALILRCSDLSAGIRARALSSLAQVVGFLSGDDRNKGILKEVMGLGEGGKERPEGGMNDLLRKRCTDEKAAVRKAALLLVTKLTALLGGSFDGVVLKTMGMACSDPLVSIRKAAISALSEAFRTFSDESVTTEWLHSVPRLITDNESSIQEECENLFLELVLDRVSRAGSACPTKKGSILPDSNLTTKSLEREMELLFPEGVLGLLQGICDGEVTPWVKKICTSLGTKRRLKPKIASALQNIIRTSESLWLSHSMPIEKWTAPAGAWFLLSEVSAYLSKAVDWEFLHHHWQLLDKHGAEGEFQSPLRQGNGDEERMESKSVAWAGDRVFLLQTISNVSVELPAEPAADLAHNLLKRVEKFSMHSTEVNAHVKALRTLCKRKALNPKEADQLVVKWMQQLLSKACKILEKYISESKEANKSNCFFTPPRSGSRKGKQATSASRLLSKAVIAVYTVGSLVVVCPSADVSTIVPLLYTVITSGNADPKLNKLPVPMVSLKQTAPSLYIQAWLTMGKICLADGKLAKSHIPLFVQELEKSDCAALRNNLVVMMTDFCVRYTALVDCYIAKITKCLRDPCELVRRQTFILLSRLLQRDYVKWRGVLFLRFLLCLVDESEKIRQLADFLFGNILKAKAPLLAYNSFVEAIYVLNDCHAHNGHNNSMNSQTESQLFSIRGNDDRSRSKRMSVYVCLLKQMAPEHLLATFAKLCAEILAAASDGMLNIDDITGQSVLQGAGCFPNSCLQRDPSLIQSWICI